The region CCAACTTGGCATAACCCCCTCCTCAGCAATCCAAATGCTTTATAGCCAAATCGTTTTACAAAAAGGCATGCCCTTTGAACTCCGCCTGCCAACCAATAAGCCCATTACTTTAGGTGCTCTTACTCAAGATGAGCTAGATAAGGAATTGCAGGAAGGCTTAGATTCATTAAGAGTTGGCAAATCTTATAATGCAGATGAAGTAGATCAGTTCTTTGCAAAGGAATATGGTGTGTAACTACCGCCTATAACATCATTTATTCTCCTAAGGCACTACAAGATCTCAGCGAATTATACGAATATATTCGCTTTACTTTGCAGGTCCCGAAAGCCGCTGAAAAAGCAGGTCAACAGCATAAGAAAAACAATTCGTTCCCTTGACACTATGCCTATGCGCCATCCTCTTGTAGAGTGGGAGCCTTGGCATTCTATGGGAATACGCAAAGTTCCCATTAATAATTACACAGTTTTTTACCTAGTAGATGAAGATAAATGTGCTGTAACGGTTGTTCGTATCTTTTATGCAGGCAGAAACATCGAAAATATTATCAACAACAAATAATGAACTTTTTTGACGCATAGGTCGAATAATTTCAGTAGACTGGCTGGATGCAAAGAAGATGCATTTTTATATGTGTGCAAAAATCGAATTTTATTTCTTATGATCAACTATCATGTAAAGACACTAAAAGCATGTACAAAACGCGGAAAATAAAAATCAGGAGAATGCGGAAATCAAAACTGAAAACCACATTCTTCTGACCAATTCCCAACCAACTACCGGTTCTTACTTATCACGTAACTTACCAACTTGCGTAAATTCCTTATCCCCAACACACATCTTCTTATCAGTGAACTTTACTCGCATCATTCTGCTAATAATATGCTCATCCGTTATCAGCACAAAAAATTGCTTTTCTTTTTTATTCACCAAGTAATACTGTTCACTGCCAATACTCTCTACCGCTTTACCGAATGCAAACGTATCAAACAAAGGAATACCACCGAACAAAGTAGTAATAAACCCGATAAAATTATCCATAAACTTTTCAGACGAATTTGGAATAAACTTCGTCACCGTGAGCATAATAATTTCAGCGTCCGGATATTCATCGCGAATAATTTGATCCTTCATCTTGTTTTTTTTACGAACACCCAATTTTGCATTAAGACCATACTTCGCTAAATCAATAGGCTTCTTAATGATTGACAAATCAATAGCATTGTCTTTATCCAATAAATAGTCGACAGTAACACCAAGCGCATCCGCAATCACCTTCAAATTTGCAACATCCGGCAGGCCGCGACCACCTTCCCACTTCGCTATCGCAGCACGCGAAACCATAATCATTTCAGCAAGTTCTTCCTGAGTTAAACCCGCTTCCACGCGCGCATTTCTGATTTTTTCTCCTAACAACATCGTATAACTCCTTTCATTGGCTATGAGTTTTCGTTCTTAACGATTATTTGGTTTGTTCGTAATGCAATTAATAATCGCACTGCGTAATTACATGCTAACGAGCAACATATGAATAGAAAAGGAACGAACGAGAACACAAGCGTTACGAAGCGTAACATGCGCACATAATTATGTGAAAATAGCTGTTTCAAAAGAAATTTATACAAAACTAACAGAGAGCGTACAAAATCCAAGGTGCACGAGGGAAACACCTGTCTGCTCTTGACATGCAATTTCACATGAATTATATGATGAATAACTGCTAAGTAGTTGGAATAGCAAGCATCTGGACTCATTAGCAGGAAATTATATCACAGGAAATCTTATTTACACACTCTTTCAATATTTTAATTCAAGTCTTGTCTTATATTGCTTCATTCATCCTCTTCCGGCTCATCTGCTTTTTTCGGAAGTTCTTTAGCCACATCGCTTATCAGTTGGCCGAAGTCGATGGTGTTTTTAGGGGTTATTACCGGCTCACCTGTTTCCTTTTCAAGTGTTTCCCTTGCTACCTTCGCTACATTTCCGCCACGCTTTGCCGCTTTTTTATTTTCTTCTAAACCTTGTGGATTGGAAGATTCGGTTATATCTTTTGTAGCTGTTTCCGCCAGCATATTGAGGATAAGCTCCGTGGTGGACATATTGTCTCTGAGGTTCTGCTTTTTCAGGCCCTTGAAGTCTTTATATTCTCTCGTCGTCATGCCCGACCAGGCTTTAGAGATTTCATTGGTAAGTATGGCATATTCCATACCTTCTTTTACACCGTGGTCTTGCCAAGCATCAGTCAGTTCTTTTCTCACCTGAATCGCCTGAAGGAGCTGGTTTATCCATTCTCTTGAATAGCCTTTTCTTAAATAGGTTTCCAGGGCTCTTTCGATGGTAAGCTCAGGATCTACGATTTCATCTAGCCTTTCCTTTCCAACTTCCGCCAGCCATATCTTAAATGGTTCTGCCTTAGGGGATGGAACGGACTGAATAATACGGAATATCCCCTGCATATCAGCGGCATCGGTTTCTCGCATTTTGCCATCTGCTGCGAGCATTTTTAACCCGTGACAAAATTTCACGACTTCGCTGCCTTCCTCTTTTAATCTCTGCTTCAACTTTCTCCAGTAAGCACCTGCATCCTTACTGTCAGTTAATGTCCCCACAACATCAACTACGCTAAAATACCATTCTTCCTTTTCCGCATCCCACGCAGAACGGATTTTATTACCTTCAAATATTTTGATCTCGTTATTCATCTTACCTGCTCCTAAAATGACGATCGTTTTATTCCTTGCTGAACTCTACAATGTCATCCATCTACTGCCCGTATTCAATTTATGAAAAGACGAAAAATGGTAATGATTTATTTATGATTTTCTTTTAAGAAAGCATCAATAGTTTTTCTTGATTCACTTCTTGCTTTATCATTGCCTTCAATTGTTCCACCTGTCGCAATTCTAATTCTTCCTAGATTTAAAACACCATTGCCTGCAAATATATGTCCTGCTCCTTTATAAGAATAAATCTTTGCATTAGGGTTTTGGTCTTTTATTTTTTTTGCCATGGCAAAGCTATCCCACATCAAATCATCTTCGCCTGCTATCATTAATATATTTGCTTTAACATTTTTGACCGGTATTAGTTTTTCTTGGCTTGAGGAGTCTTGTTCTATTGCACTTTCATAAGTTTCTTTATAACTAATAGGACTTTTAATTATAGTTGGAACAATAATATTTTTTAGAAATGAGTTAAATGATGATTGTTTTATATCTATATATGGAAGTTCCTTTCCTTTATATGTCCATGATGAACCATAATCTTTAAAATCTAGACCGGCGAAATTATAAGATGAAGGTGCTATTAAAATCAGATTATCTATTTCAGAATATTTGCTAGCTAAATTAAGGGCATATTCTGCACCTTTTGACGCTCCCAAAACACTTATTGGCTTATTGTCTTTTATATTTTTATTTATATAATTGATGATATCTTCAAATTGTTCTAAAGGGATTTTTCTCAGAGTTTGTTCTTGGTTTTTCATGCCGAACATAAATAGTGCAAAGGTTTCATATCCCTCTTCAGCCAATCTTTTAGCAGTTTCAAAATTTGGACTTCCCTCAGAACCTCCAAAACAAATTACAAGACCCTTATGTGATTTTTCCTTAGGTATAAATCTAAAGCCTTGCATCCTACCCTCATCTACATAAGTTACATCAACTCCGTCAATATCTGTAGGGTATAGACTTATATTAGTAACATCATTATAATATTCAGGAGATTTCAAAGCATTGGTATCTTTATACCTATGGTCGTTATATATCCTAAGACTAAAAACTAAAACTACTAAAATAATAACAACTGAAAATATTCCAAAAAACATTTTCTTCATTTTATTCATTTCCTTTAAAATAGTATGCAGAGATCTATGGGAGCTTGATGAGATTTCTTCACGCTATTACTCCTTATAATCAAAAGACCCAACTTGGTCCGCATTATTAAGAGGCGTGTCGGGTACTGTTAATTGCTATGATATGCCATTGGCGGTTATTTGTCAATTTTAATGTATTAGTTCTATC is a window of Amygdalobacter nucleatus DNA encoding:
- a CDS encoding BRO family protein → MNNEIKIFEGNKIRSAWDAEKEEWYFSVVDVVGTLTDSKDAGAYWRKLKQRLKEEGSEVVKFCHGLKMLAADGKMRETDAADMQGIFRIIQSVPSPKAEPFKIWLAEVGKERLDEIVDPELTIERALETYLRKGYSREWINQLLQAIQVRKELTDAWQDHGVKEGMEYAILTNEISKAWSGMTTREYKDFKGLKKQNLRDNMSTTELILNMLAETATKDITESSNPQGLEENKKAAKRGGNVAKVARETLEKETGEPVITPKNTIDFGQLISDVAKELPKKADEPEEDE
- a CDS encoding type II toxin-antitoxin system RelB/DinJ family antitoxin, which codes for MTNTNAVYARIDTTLKENAEHILSQLGITPSSAIQMLYSQIVLQKGMPFELRLPTNKPITLGALTQDELDKELQEGLDSLRVGKSYNADEVDQFFAKEYGV
- a CDS encoding helix-turn-helix domain-containing protein, encoding MLLGEKIRNARVEAGLTQEELAEMIMVSRAAIAKWEGGRGLPDVANLKVIADALGVTVDYLLDKDNAIDLSIIKKPIDLAKYGLNAKLGVRKKNKMKDQIIRDEYPDAEIIMLTVTKFIPNSSEKFMDNFIGFITTLFGGIPLFDTFAFGKAVESIGSEQYYLVNKKEKQFFVLITDEHIISRMMRVKFTDKKMCVGDKEFTQVGKLRDK
- a CDS encoding alpha/beta fold hydrolase — encoded protein: MKKMFFGIFSVVIILVVLVFSLRIYNDHRYKDTNALKSPEYYNDVTNISLYPTDIDGVDVTYVDEGRMQGFRFIPKEKSHKGLVICFGGSEGSPNFETAKRLAEEGYETFALFMFGMKNQEQTLRKIPLEQFEDIINYINKNIKDNKPISVLGASKGAEYALNLASKYSEIDNLILIAPSSYNFAGLDFKDYGSSWTYKGKELPYIDIKQSSFNSFLKNIIVPTIIKSPISYKETYESAIEQDSSSQEKLIPVKNVKANILMIAGEDDLMWDSFAMAKKIKDQNPNAKIYSYKGAGHIFAGNGVLNLGRIRIATGGTIEGNDKARSESRKTIDAFLKENHK
- a CDS encoding type II toxin-antitoxin system RelE/ParE family toxin, translating into MRHPLVEWEPWHSMGIRKVPINNYTVFYLVDEDKCAVTVVRIFYAGRNIENIINNK